One genomic window of Mucilaginibacter sp. SJ includes the following:
- a CDS encoding glycosyl hydrolase 2 galactose-binding domain-containing protein, which translates to MKKILLMSVIALLSTRAFAQERQENFNLLLKDDWQMQSVVTAPAAATDISKEKFYTQGWYKVSVPSTILAGLLANHVYNFDPFMGRNLEKLADPKLDKPWWFRKEFTLPAAENGKNVILRLHGINYKANVWFNGVKIADSTKVKGPYRIIDLDLTKNINYSGTNTLAIEVLRPFTPNKRDGDLAIDYADWIPYPQDYNGGIINNVEVKTYSKVGVKFPLVTTDFDLPSLAIAHLTVDAQVTNYTNKPQDAVINGRINENISFEKKVHLLPNESKNVNFSPLEFKQLNIKDPSIWWPWQYGKPNLNRIEVSAVVNKKLSNSVSENFGIRQFTSRIIDNNQSREFIVNGKPIMLRGAAWSPDIFQRRSPERQEQEIRLVRDMNMNIVRSEGKMEDDNFYDLCDKYGLMVMNGWMCCGTWQHPEKWDAAERKVAMASDSSVMYWLRNKASLFVWLNGSDMPPTDTSVERDYLKIEKQLKWPNPLLATANEGKSKVSGYSGVKMAGPYEWVPPIYWETDVAKKYGGTYSFATEISPGPSIPPYESLVKFIPKDSLNVTSAAWNYHCGTGSFGTTKVFTKALYNRYGETASIKNYAAKAQAQNYEAHRAMMEAYGLNKYQTATGVVQWMLSNPWPGIIWHTYDYYLYPAGTYFGMKKAMEPLHVLYSYKTNEVAVINSYLKTFTGLKVKVDVYNLDGTSKFSKTVTAEINADASKRIFALPAITGLSDTYLLRLELSDKSGKTQSINWYWLSKKGDDLNWKKSNWFTTPQSAYADYSALQSLPKTKLVVSQTGTAEGDSTSCAVTIKNTGSAVAFFVHLRALKGQGGDDILPVIFSDNYISLASGESRVIKCTYSTKNADGTAPYFLTSAWNLDIAASSGDCGFEDGLPKE; encoded by the coding sequence ATGAAAAAAATATTATTAATGTCGGTAATAGCCCTGCTCAGTACAAGGGCATTTGCGCAGGAGCGGCAGGAGAATTTTAACTTACTGTTGAAGGACGACTGGCAAATGCAATCGGTAGTTACGGCACCTGCCGCCGCTACAGACATCTCTAAAGAAAAATTTTATACCCAAGGCTGGTATAAAGTAAGCGTGCCATCAACCATTTTAGCTGGTTTACTGGCCAATCATGTATATAATTTCGACCCGTTTATGGGCAGGAACCTTGAAAAACTGGCAGATCCTAAATTGGATAAACCATGGTGGTTCAGGAAGGAGTTTACCCTGCCTGCTGCCGAAAATGGTAAGAACGTGATCCTTCGATTACATGGCATCAACTATAAAGCCAACGTTTGGTTCAACGGGGTTAAAATAGCCGATTCAACAAAAGTGAAGGGCCCATATCGCATCATTGATCTTGACCTCACCAAAAATATCAACTATAGCGGCACCAACACTTTAGCTATTGAAGTGCTTAGGCCTTTTACCCCAAACAAACGTGATGGCGACCTTGCCATTGATTATGCCGACTGGATTCCCTATCCGCAGGATTATAATGGCGGTATCATCAATAATGTTGAAGTAAAAACTTACAGTAAAGTAGGCGTAAAGTTCCCGCTGGTTACTACTGATTTTGATCTGCCTTCGCTTGCGATAGCTCATTTAACCGTAGATGCCCAGGTGACCAACTATACCAATAAACCACAGGACGCGGTGATCAACGGCAGGATCAATGAAAATATATCCTTCGAAAAAAAAGTACACCTGCTGCCTAACGAGTCGAAGAATGTAAACTTTTCGCCTTTGGAGTTTAAGCAGCTTAATATTAAAGATCCATCCATCTGGTGGCCCTGGCAATATGGTAAGCCAAACCTCAACCGCATTGAAGTATCGGCTGTGGTTAATAAAAAGCTGAGCAACTCGGTGAGCGAGAACTTTGGGATCAGGCAGTTTACATCCAGGATTATTGACAATAACCAGTCGCGTGAGTTTATTGTGAATGGTAAGCCTATTATGTTAAGGGGCGCGGCCTGGTCGCCTGATATTTTCCAGCGCCGGTCGCCCGAAAGGCAGGAGCAGGAGATCCGCCTGGTACGGGATATGAATATGAACATTGTACGCTCCGAAGGTAAAATGGAAGATGATAATTTTTACGATCTGTGCGATAAATACGGCCTTATGGTGATGAACGGCTGGATGTGCTGCGGTACCTGGCAACACCCCGAAAAATGGGACGCTGCCGAACGAAAAGTTGCCATGGCATCAGACAGTAGTGTGATGTACTGGCTGCGCAACAAGGCCAGCTTGTTTGTATGGCTCAATGGCAGCGATATGCCGCCAACAGATACCTCGGTTGAGCGCGATTACCTGAAGATTGAAAAGCAGTTAAAATGGCCTAACCCATTATTGGCAACCGCTAATGAAGGTAAATCAAAAGTATCGGGTTATAGTGGCGTAAAAATGGCCGGCCCGTATGAGTGGGTGCCACCAATTTATTGGGAAACCGATGTCGCCAAAAAATATGGCGGTACTTACAGTTTTGCTACCGAAATTTCGCCCGGCCCGTCAATCCCGCCATATGAAAGCCTGGTGAAATTTATCCCTAAAGATTCGCTGAACGTAACCTCGGCCGCCTGGAACTATCATTGCGGTACAGGCTCATTTGGCACCACAAAGGTATTCACTAAAGCACTTTACAATCGTTACGGCGAAACTGCATCCATTAAAAATTATGCAGCCAAAGCACAGGCACAAAACTACGAGGCTCACCGCGCCATGATGGAAGCATACGGATTAAATAAATATCAAACGGCTACGGGTGTGGTACAATGGATGCTGAGCAATCCGTGGCCAGGCATTATCTGGCATACATATGATTATTACCTGTATCCGGCCGGTACTTACTTTGGCATGAAAAAGGCTATGGAGCCGCTGCATGTGCTGTATTCTTACAAAACAAATGAGGTAGCGGTTATCAACTCATACCTGAAAACCTTTACAGGTTTAAAAGTTAAGGTTGATGTTTATAATCTTGACGGAACAAGTAAGTTCAGCAAAACAGTAACAGCCGAAATTAATGCGGATGCTTCCAAAAGGATTTTTGCCCTGCCTGCCATTACCGGATTATCTGATACCTATCTTTTACGCCTTGAATTGAGCGATAAAAGCGGCAAAACCCAAAGCATTAACTGGTATTGGCTCTCCAAAAAAGGCGATGATCTCAACTGGAAAAAATCAAACTGGTTTACTACGCCGCAATCGGCTTACGCGGATTATTCAGCCCTGCAATCTTTACCCAAAACTAAATTAGTGGTTAGTCAAACAGGTACAGCTGAAGGGGACAGTACCTCATGTGCGGTAACTATCAAAAATACAGGCAGTGCAGTTGCGTTTTTTGTACATCTGCGTGCTTTAAAAGGGCAAGGTGGTGACGATATTTTACCTGTGATCTTCAGCGATAACTATATCTCCCTGGCATCGGGCGAAAGCAGGGTGATTAAGTGTACCTATAGCACTAAGAATGCCGATGGTACAGCGCCTTATTTCCTAACTTCGGCCTGGAACCTGGATATAGCTGCAAGCAGTGGCGATTGTGGGTTTGAAGATGGGCTGCCGAAGGAGTAG
- a CDS encoding ROK family protein, giving the protein MSNIKVIGIDLGATNIRGAVVNNNTIGNIVSQRIKSDGSVEDVLNDIYTVVDALLQNDKASAIGIGVPSVVDVAEGIVYDVQYIPSWKEVHLKKLMQERYSMPVYVNNDANCFAVGELYFGQGKGTDSMVGVTLGTGLGTGIITNGKLYAGHNCGAGEIGLFPYIDNILEYYCSGSFFSNVYGLDGVQVFKDAQAGEERALGLYAELGTHVGNAIKMIMYAYDPELIILGGSVSQAFEYFKDTMWRQVKTFAYSKTLDRIKIEISELQNSGIIGAAALYYDNQK; this is encoded by the coding sequence ATGAGCAATATAAAAGTTATAGGTATTGATCTGGGTGCTACCAATATCCGCGGAGCGGTTGTTAATAATAACACCATCGGTAATATTGTATCGCAACGGATAAAAAGCGACGGCAGTGTAGAAGATGTGCTGAACGATATTTATACTGTTGTTGATGCCCTGTTGCAAAACGATAAGGCCAGCGCCATAGGCATAGGCGTGCCCAGCGTGGTTGATGTAGCCGAAGGTATTGTTTATGACGTGCAATATATTCCCTCATGGAAGGAAGTGCACCTGAAAAAACTGATGCAGGAGCGATACAGCATGCCGGTATATGTAAATAATGACGCCAATTGTTTTGCCGTAGGCGAGTTATATTTTGGACAGGGAAAAGGTACTGACAGCATGGTTGGCGTAACCCTGGGCACCGGGCTTGGCACCGGCATTATCACCAATGGCAAACTATACGCAGGCCACAATTGCGGTGCCGGTGAGATAGGTCTTTTTCCTTATATCGATAACATCCTGGAGTATTATTGCAGCGGCTCATTCTTTAGCAATGTGTACGGATTGGATGGCGTACAGGTATTTAAAGATGCGCAGGCCGGCGAAGAGAGGGCATTAGGTTTGTATGCCGAATTAGGAACCCATGTTGGGAACGCCATAAAAATGATCATGTACGCCTATGACCCCGAACTGATTATTTTAGGCGGATCGGTAAGCCAGGCCTTTGAATATTTTAAAGATACCATGTGGCGGCAGGTGAAAACTTTTGCCTACTCAAAAACACTTGACCGTATAAAAATCGAGATCTCGGAACTGCAAAACAGCGGTATCATTGGTGCGGCTGCTTTGTATTATGACAATCAGAAGTAA
- a CDS encoding MFS transporter: MKKNYYIVTLIMLAFFVISFLTNIIGPLSPEFIKDFKLSDVMAGVLPFAFFIAYGVMSIPSSMLVQKYNEKTIMVAAFVVAFLGSLLLAVYPNYLTAIISLFLIGCGMAMLQVVINPLLRTSGGEENYAFTSVLAQLIFGGASFVSPLVYSYMVKNMGSSRGGIFPLLEAHVPTTMPWISLYWLFAVICSGMLVIMLISKFPKVELASDEKAGPWKTHVDLFKKPVVIAYFVALFCYVGSEQGVSYWMSQFLLVYHKFDPQTTGASAVAYFWGLMTAGGILGLFLLKLMDSRKLLVIFTILALIFLTLGLFGSAQTSLYSFSIVGFFMSVMYPIIFSLALSSIAEDHGSFAGILVTGIIGGAVVQLLIGGLGSLFGLRQGMFFLYITFGYMLSIGFWAKPLVTNKTIFDNKA; encoded by the coding sequence ATGAAGAAAAACTACTACATCGTAACGCTGATCATGCTTGCGTTTTTTGTCATTTCGTTTTTAACCAATATCATCGGGCCGTTATCTCCCGAGTTTATTAAGGATTTCAAGCTGAGCGATGTAATGGCAGGAGTATTGCCCTTTGCGTTTTTTATTGCCTATGGGGTTATGTCAATCCCGTCGAGCATGCTGGTTCAAAAGTATAATGAAAAAACCATTATGGTTGCTGCTTTTGTAGTGGCGTTTTTGGGCTCTTTACTATTGGCTGTTTATCCTAATTATCTTACTGCCATTATATCATTATTTTTAATTGGCTGCGGTATGGCCATGCTGCAGGTGGTGATTAATCCGTTGCTCCGCACATCGGGCGGGGAGGAAAATTACGCTTTTACCTCAGTACTGGCACAGCTCATATTTGGCGGGGCATCATTTGTTAGTCCGCTGGTTTATTCATACATGGTTAAAAACATGGGGAGCAGCAGAGGTGGTATTTTCCCTTTGCTTGAGGCGCATGTACCCACAACCATGCCCTGGATCTCGCTGTACTGGCTGTTTGCGGTTATTTGTTCAGGTATGTTGGTGATCATGCTGATATCTAAATTTCCGAAGGTTGAACTGGCCAGCGATGAAAAAGCTGGGCCATGGAAAACCCACGTTGACCTTTTTAAAAAGCCCGTTGTTATAGCTTACTTTGTAGCTTTGTTTTGTTATGTGGGCAGCGAGCAGGGCGTATCCTACTGGATGTCGCAATTTTTACTTGTTTACCACAAGTTTGATCCGCAAACCACGGGTGCCAGCGCGGTAGCCTATTTCTGGGGATTGATGACCGCCGGCGGCATTTTAGGCTTGTTTTTACTTAAATTGATGGATAGCCGCAAGCTGCTGGTGATCTTTACCATTTTGGCACTCATTTTCCTCACGCTTGGTTTGTTCGGCAGCGCTCAAACATCATTGTACTCATTTTCAATAGTTGGCTTCTTTATGTCGGTAATGTATCCCATTATATTCTCGCTGGCGTTGAGTTCGATAGCTGAAGATCACGGTTCATTTGCCGGGATCCTGGTTACCGGTATTATTGGCGGAGCGGTGGTTCAGCTTTTGATAGGCGGCTTGGGCAGCCTGTTTGGGTTAAGGCAGGGGATGTTTTTCCTGTACATTACATTCGGCTACATGCTTAGTATCGGCTTTTGGGCTAAGCCGCTGGTTACCAACAAAACTATTTTTGATAATAAAGCATAA
- a CDS encoding AI-2E family transporter yields MTPKKEKELTYIEKVWHTVAIVALLVVVILIARVAFNVLLMVLSGALIATYFHGLGDLIERNTKMPRRYAMIISVVGSFLIVAGLFYLMGTTIQHQIALLKDTLPHTVNNFKAKLASNPTGQQILDYFSGDNDPDKVVVTVQHFFSTSFGVLGDIYIILFLSIFFTTNPDVYKNGILMLLSEKKKPLGQDIMDRISLSLKGWLKGMLLSMVLLGLLLTTGLSIMGIPAALILALFAGMLKIIPNLGSVIAMVPGVLLALTVGTNTAIIVALIYVVSQTIVSNIVVPIVQNHMINLPPALTIISQVVMGTLSGVLGIILAVPIVAIIVILVDELYVKKLGDAEVIAH; encoded by the coding sequence ATGACCCCAAAAAAAGAGAAAGAGCTTACTTATATCGAAAAAGTATGGCACACTGTTGCTATTGTTGCTTTATTGGTTGTAGTAATACTGATAGCCCGGGTTGCTTTTAACGTACTGCTCATGGTACTTTCAGGCGCACTGATCGCGACTTATTTTCATGGCCTTGGCGACCTGATAGAGCGTAACACCAAAATGCCCAGGCGGTATGCTATGATCATATCTGTAGTTGGTTCATTTTTAATTGTAGCGGGCTTGTTTTATTTGATGGGCACTACCATACAGCACCAGATAGCTTTACTTAAAGATACTCTTCCGCATACGGTTAATAATTTCAAGGCTAAACTGGCTTCAAACCCAACGGGGCAGCAAATACTTGATTATTTTTCGGGCGATAATGATCCCGACAAGGTAGTAGTTACCGTACAACACTTTTTCAGCACCAGCTTTGGCGTACTGGGTGATATTTATATCATCCTGTTCCTGAGCATCTTTTTCACTACCAATCCCGATGTTTATAAAAACGGCATTTTAATGCTTTTGTCTGAGAAGAAAAAACCATTAGGCCAGGATATTATGGACAGGATCAGTCTTTCTTTAAAAGGCTGGCTTAAAGGCATGTTACTCTCCATGGTATTATTAGGCTTGCTGCTTACCACGGGCTTAAGCATTATGGGGATTCCGGCAGCATTGATATTAGCCTTATTTGCAGGCATGTTAAAGATCATCCCTAACCTGGGCTCGGTTATAGCTATGGTACCCGGCGTATTACTTGCACTTACCGTTGGCACAAATACAGCTATTATAGTGGCCCTCATTTATGTTGTATCGCAAACTATAGTGAGCAATATTGTAGTGCCTATAGTACAAAACCATATGATCAACCTGCCACCCGCGCTTACCATCATCAGCCAGGTGGTAATGGGAACACTCTCGGGTGTGCTTGGTATCATATTGGCAGTTCCTATTGTGGCCATCATTGTGATTTTGGTTGATGAATTGTATGTTAAAAAACTTGGCGATGCCGAGGTAATAGCGCATTAA
- a CDS encoding cation diffusion facilitator family transporter: MTSSKKSIYSALIANLLIAITKFIAGVIGRSGSMISEGIHSVVDTANELLLLLGLHRARKEPDKTHPFGYGKELYFWSFIVSIMIFGLGGGLSIYQGILHIREPEPLGDPTMSYIVLGLSVIFEGSSLIIALREFNAIRGDQTWWDAVVKSKDPSTFLVMFEDSAAVAGLFIVGICMFLNHRYNIPVLDGIASLLVGLILVGVSAILARESRSLLMGEGISSESRTKISTLVEQDNAVLKVMHMLSTYQSPDEIILMLIVAFKDDLNTEQINEAIGRIRDCIKQEFSLVRFVLVQPETFSAEITETGNVL; the protein is encoded by the coding sequence ATGACCTCATCAAAAAAATCGATATATAGTGCACTTATTGCGAACCTGCTCATAGCAATAACCAAATTTATAGCGGGCGTTATAGGCCGAAGCGGGTCTATGATCTCCGAGGGGATTCACTCGGTAGTGGATACCGCTAACGAATTGCTACTATTGCTTGGTCTGCACCGGGCACGCAAAGAGCCCGATAAAACTCACCCTTTTGGCTACGGTAAGGAGCTGTACTTCTGGTCGTTCATTGTATCCATCATGATATTTGGCCTGGGCGGAGGGTTATCCATTTACCAGGGCATATTACATATCCGCGAACCCGAACCCCTTGGCGATCCTACGATGAGTTATATCGTTTTGGGATTATCCGTCATATTTGAAGGCTCGTCGCTCATCATCGCCCTGAGAGAATTTAACGCCATAAGGGGCGATCAAACCTGGTGGGACGCCGTAGTTAAAAGCAAAGACCCTTCAACCTTTTTAGTGATGTTTGAGGATAGTGCAGCCGTTGCAGGCCTTTTTATTGTTGGCATTTGCATGTTCCTGAACCATCGTTACAACATTCCCGTGCTTGACGGTATAGCATCATTATTGGTTGGTTTAATTTTGGTTGGCGTTTCGGCCATATTAGCCCGGGAGAGCAGGAGTTTGCTTATGGGCGAAGGCATTTCATCTGAGTCGCGGACTAAGATAAGCACCCTCGTTGAACAGGACAATGCTGTTTTAAAGGTGATGCACATGCTGTCAACTTATCAATCGCCCGATGAAATTATTTTGATGCTGATAGTAGCTTTTAAAGATGATCTGAATACCGAACAAATCAACGAAGCTATAGGCCGGATCCGGGATTGTATTAAGCAGGAGTTTAGTTTGGTGCGCTTTGTGTTGGTACAACCCGAAACGTTTTCGGCAGAAATTACTGAAACAGGCAATGTACTTTAA
- a CDS encoding XrtY-associated glycosyltransferase XYAG1, whose translation MKILHIIPAYKPAYGYGGPTESVSRLCEGLAANGHVVDVYTTTANGKTELDVIPGTITNVEGVNVIYFKRITGDHTHVSPALWRRLVKTANHYDVIHIHSWWSILNVIAARLALFSKAKVILAPRGMLSGYVFESGSNSYKKLIHKLGGRKILKKCVLHATAQSEYMECRKLIPGWQGFVLPNILSLPDIEIKEPRNECFTVVFMSRIHHKKGLEKLFTAISKLSFNLKLVIAGDGEEVYIQQLKQLANELNIASKIDWTGWVNRDEKFERLNQSDLCVLTSFNENFANVVVESLHMGTAVLVSENVGLSDFVGENNLGWVCTLDTVDIVEKLNEAHLAKQKLDHIRKHGREIIRTTFHEQVLINKYYEEYLK comes from the coding sequence ATGAAAATACTGCACATTATACCTGCTTATAAACCCGCTTACGGCTACGGAGGTCCAACTGAATCTGTATCGCGGCTATGCGAGGGATTAGCAGCTAATGGGCATGTTGTTGACGTTTATACCACTACAGCCAACGGTAAAACCGAACTGGATGTAATACCCGGCACTATAACAAATGTGGAAGGCGTTAATGTAATTTATTTTAAACGGATCACCGGTGATCATACACACGTTAGTCCGGCATTATGGCGCAGGCTTGTTAAAACTGCCAACCACTATGATGTGATCCATATCCATTCGTGGTGGAGTATTTTAAACGTAATTGCTGCACGGCTCGCCTTGTTCAGTAAAGCCAAGGTTATTTTGGCGCCCCGCGGCATGCTAAGCGGGTACGTATTTGAAAGCGGGAGCAACAGCTACAAAAAATTGATCCATAAATTAGGCGGCCGTAAAATTTTAAAGAAATGCGTGCTGCACGCTACCGCCCAATCCGAATATATGGAGTGCAGGAAGTTGATTCCGGGCTGGCAGGGCTTTGTATTACCCAATATTTTATCATTACCTGATATCGAAATAAAGGAACCCCGCAATGAGTGTTTCACGGTTGTTTTTATGTCGCGCATTCATCATAAAAAAGGACTTGAAAAACTGTTTACTGCTATAAGCAAACTCTCTTTTAATCTGAAACTTGTTATTGCCGGCGATGGCGAAGAAGTATATATACAGCAATTGAAACAACTTGCAAATGAGTTAAATATAGCCTCGAAAATTGACTGGACAGGCTGGGTGAACCGGGATGAGAAATTTGAACGGCTTAACCAGTCTGACCTGTGTGTCCTCACCTCCTTTAATGAAAACTTCGCGAATGTGGTGGTTGAATCGCTGCATATGGGTACTGCTGTTTTAGTTTCCGAAAATGTAGGTCTTTCCGATTTTGTTGGTGAAAATAACCTGGGCTGGGTTTGTACATTAGATACCGTCGATATTGTCGAAAAGCTGAACGAAGCTCACCTTGCAAAGCAAAAATTAGATCACATCCGCAAGCATGGCCGCGAAATTATCCGAACGACGTTTCATGAGCAGGTGCTGATAAACAAGTATTACGAAGAGTATTTAAAATAA
- a CDS encoding inorganic diphosphatase, with amino-acid sequence MNTQHPWHEVSTGPKIPYVVNAVIEIPKGSKAKYEIDKESGLLKLDRVLFSSVMYPANYGFIPQTYCDDEDPLDILVICSVDVFPISIIEAKVIGVMHMIDNGQQDDKIIAVANNDMSVNYINDLSELPPHTIKEIECFFKDYKVLEGKNVTVERWMGVSYGHQVIEDSMVLYDVNFKPVQTKVAG; translated from the coding sequence ATGAATACACAGCATCCATGGCATGAAGTTTCAACCGGGCCTAAAATTCCCTATGTTGTAAACGCCGTTATTGAAATTCCCAAGGGCTCAAAAGCTAAATATGAGATTGATAAAGAATCCGGACTTTTAAAATTAGACCGCGTGCTTTTTTCTTCTGTAATGTATCCGGCCAATTATGGATTTATCCCTCAAACCTATTGCGATGACGAGGATCCGCTTGACATTTTAGTTATATGCTCTGTTGATGTTTTTCCGATTTCTATTATTGAAGCAAAGGTGATTGGGGTAATGCATATGATTGATAATGGCCAGCAGGATGATAAAATTATCGCTGTTGCCAATAATGATATGTCGGTTAATTATATAAATGATTTAAGCGAGTTGCCGCCACATACTATTAAAGAGATTGAGTGCTTCTTTAAAGATTACAAGGTTTTGGAAGGCAAAAATGTAACTGTTGAACGCTGGATGGGGGTAAGCTACGGCCATCAGGTGATAGAAGATAGCATGGTATTATACGATGTTAATTTTAAACCCGTCCAAACCAAAGTTGCCGGTTGA